CAGACAGATAGATTAGAGATTTGGGAGATCAAAGTTCCATTGTTATCTACTTCCTGACCTTACTACTTCTATTACGGAAATTTCCGTGTTTTCGATGAGAAGTCGTTGAGGCTCACTGTCCGTGAAAATCAGCCTCTGATAATCTCTTGCACACCCTTACACATGGCCATCACTTCAGTTAGTAACACGATAGTGAACTCTCTCGGAAGTAATGACATAACTGTAATTCAATTCCTCTGAATATGTGCAGGCTGCCGTTCCTTCTTCGTCTCAGATCCATCTGTAACCATGCCCGAATCTGAATCCACAGCATTGACACTCCGCCTTCCCATTTAAATCTGCTTGGCCTTCACTTCTCTGAACTTATGCTTCAAGTCTGATACCATTTTGGACAAACCAAAATTCCGATTTTGACCGACccaatttattcatttgtaCCAGAGCcttttatttgtgaaattgtGTGGAACTGAACAAAACTTAGCGTAGCTTAACGAAATTCggcgaaatttaacgaaactttacGAACTTAATGAAATGTGCGAAATTGAAATAGATTGTATTGAACTTAACGAAAttctacgaaatttaacgaaactacgaaacttaacgaaattttACGAAACTTAATGAAATGTGTcaaattgaacgaaattgTACTGAACTTAACGAAATTCGgcaaaatgaaacgaaattttacggaacttaacgaaattcggcgaaatttaacgaaactttacGAACTTAGTGAGATGTGCGAAATTGAAATAGATTGTATTGAActtaacgaaatttaacgaaacttaacgaaattttACGAAACTTAATGAAATGTGTcaaattgaacgaaattgTACTGAACTTAACGAAATTCGgcaaaatgaaacgaaattttgtgagACTTCACGAAATTTTACGGAACTTAACGAAATCAGCGAAACTTAACGAAACTTTACCAAGCTtatcgaaatttaacgaaatgcTAATTTCATAAATAGAAGTAAGCAATACAACAACTGGGgccacaaatttcacaaatatcAGGCACTACTTTACACAGCCTGTACATCGCTGTTGGTGTCGAGGTCATCACTCCTACCACATTTAAACACGCCAGCCGTTGAACCCTACCTTTCAGGTATTCTGGTACCTTTCAGCATTCTGCGTTGATGGCTGGTTACTCTCTGAAGCAGACGTACAATTTTCGATGAGTAACCAAACAGACAACATGACCTGTTGATCGGTGCTATTCCAGCATTTCCTTCATATTTCTTTCACTTTGTTTTACAGATTCAACTGAAGCAACTGCAAAGTGACAAAGACATTCTGACAACGGCACTGCAAGAGAACCCAGCCATGGACGAACCGGAAGTTaagaaattaaaatacaaaaattatcgGCTGGAAAAGCTGGTCGACTCATATAACGAGCATTGTACGTGGCGACCGGACGATGCGATCGACTCGTTTGATTTACAGAAACAGCAGGATCTGATCGCCCAGCAACATGGTAAAGTGGTTGACAAGAATTTCAATGCCCAAATTCCCGTGAGTGAAAATCTGTACCGAATACCGATAACAATCGTTAACCATACCGCTTCATCTAATCGCATGCACAATTCGGGTGTCGGCAGCAAGCGTCGTGAAAGTGGTGGCATTATTAATTctgtagaaaattttcagatttttccgAAGCCAATAATTGAAGCGAATAAAGATACTGTCGATGAACCGCCAAGAAATGGCGACGAACGCAAAAGTTCCACATCACCAAATGCCCTCAAATCGTCGGCGTCCAACAATGGTGAACTGAAAATGCCAAACGCACCCGTACCGACTGCCACACCAAGCAACAAACTGAAGACATCCAGCACCACGGAGACGAGtaaatttcaatcgaaaacGAAAAGTAAACCGATTCCCGAGGGCGTGGTACCAGTACCGGAAATGGTCGATTTTATGCTGAACAAAAATGACGATTTGAGTGAGAAGGGAAGTCAGAATGATCGATACTCGAACGTTGTGTTGGATGAAATCGGTGGCGCGAAGAAAAGCAGTGACAAAGTGGTGAATGAAGTGGTTGTCAATGATGCTGATACGGGTGCGCACGAAGTGTTGGAcaacaatgattttttggTCGATGATCGGAACCACAAAGATCATTTGCAAGAAGTGCTAGAAGACAAGTTATTGAATATGAACAATGCGGCTGAGGACGATACGAATAACGCGTACGACAAAGGCCTGAATCTGGGCAAAGTGATAGGAGACTCGGATGTGCATAAAGACGGGAAAGCTGTgcaaaataacaaattgttGAACGAGTTGGACGCTGACCAGGGCAAAGTTCCAGAGTATCGCGAAGACGACCTGCATCTGGAGCAAGCAGAAGAGGAGGGTGATGGTAAGTAAACATTCTGAAATGAAACGAGGGGCAAAATTTGGGTTTTTTCGCCATTTAAATCTTTGTTCGAACAGATCAACAGATTCTGTGTGAGATTCGGAGCAAGGGATCATTCATCAATGACGTCTCTTATGAATGGTTCCTTAGTTATGCTTgcgaaatttgagaaattgtatatttgtataatatgaacaaaattctacaaatttaaccaaattctacgaatttaacgaattttacgaaattctacgaattttacgaaattctacgaattttacgaaattctacgaattttacgaaattctacgaattttacgaaattctacgaattttacgaaattctacgaattttacgaaattctaCGAATTTTACGAAACTCTacgaattttacgaaattctacgaattttacgaaattcttcgattttaacgaaatcctcaaacttttacgaaattctttgaatttaacgaaattcttcTAATTTAGCGAAATTCTTcgaatttcacaaataatatGACCTGGCAGATCATTACACCAACCTCTAGGTCATATAGTCCACcacttttatttgaaatgaagACGTGCTTAGATCGAACTTAGCATAATCTAAATCCGTTGTCGGTGATTTCTGTAGATGCCTACAACAGTAGGCGAGGTGTCAATTTTTGGTGTATGTGCATGTGAGGTTCTTTTCTGacgtttttgtttaattttcaattttcgtaaaattttctaatttggtCAAATTGTTGACCTAAAACGTCCAAAACGAATGATATCATAACACAAACCTCTAAAGAGAAAAGTGTGGCGCTAGCCTTGGGTaacttctaaaatgaatgatatcgctggaggtgtcGCTTCAGCTCTACGCGCAATTGACTTCATGTAGAGAATCATCTTAGAAAATTAGCGACACAATTGGCAGATCtcgttcttttctttttcatatttgGTTAACAAGATCAGGGGAAAAACAATGTATCTAAGAACGAGATCGTCAGAATCTGCCTACCTATCTATCTTACCTACTGTATGACCAACATACGCAATGGAAAACTACTGTCACCGACTGTGTTCCACTGTATTCTCTCGTGAAATAGCTTTTCCGTCTTCCTCGCCGTATATTTGTGGCACTTTTCCAAAAGTTAACCATCTTGTAAACATTTACAACTTATCCTCCAGATCCAGATGCACCAATTTTCTGGATTAACACAAAATGACAGAGGTCCATATAGCAAACGGTAATCCATGCCACCTTGCCTAAGATATCGGTTCAGATATTAATATCGAAAAAGGTCTAGAAGAAGGTGTCGGGATTTGTGAATGACTCTATGCGAGTAACGAGATGTATGGGTCAGAGGTGGCAACTTGTATTTCTGAGGTGCCCACGAGAcacttttcattcattttgcaGTAAAAGTACTAGTGCCAAGTATCAACCAAACTCCGAGTAGTGGTCTTACTTGTCCTTAGAAATAGGCGCCCCTGGTATgggttgaaaaattgaaaggcccgcacatctctacgGTTCTCTTCACACATTTCGCGCACTACCGATCCACTAACCTGTACAGATTCAAAACGAATAACCACGAATGCGTCTCGATATCttacaatttgattttctctTTCGCCCACAGACGACGAATACCGAAATCCACAAGAAATGAAACAAGATCCTGCGGTTCGAAATTAGGcagtgaaaaaaaagtgaattccAATACGAAAACGGAGAAGACATGCAAAAGGTTTGTGACGATTATATTTTGGGATACTATGTTTGTGTATAGGGGCGACCATTTTGACTGATAGACAAGAGACATGTCTTGTTTAAGAAGTTAACCCTTTTGTGTATAGCTCCGCCGTGTTTATTGTACATTTAAGTTTATAAAGTTATCGTCTAGTATTACGTACAATATGGACATTTGAAATGCcgtcaaaaacgttttttgttcattgatccttgcaaaaatatttcttttacaaaaaagaaatttaatagGCCCTGGACTATTGTGATCATCCATAACTTTCTCAATTCCATCATTCGCCGCATAGATATTCCCCCTGAAAATTCAGTCACGTTTTCAatggatcattcataaattacgtaacgctttttcagtgctgtcattcGAATGAAAATCTTAAGTAACTCAAAAAAAATACGGGCTATATGACGTTAAAGCTATACTATACGCTCCATTTAGCGGGTGGAACATATTTTGAACTTCACAGGTCAGGTAGGTCATGTATTTATCGAAttatttaagatttaatttcgatgacagcactgaaaaagcgttacgtaatttatgaatgatc
This DNA window, taken from Bradysia coprophila strain Holo2 unplaced genomic scaffold, BU_Bcop_v1 contig_151, whole genome shotgun sequence, encodes the following:
- the LOC119074303 gene encoding uncharacterized protein LOC119074303 isoform X1: MTARMVRASKSRFFIGLAVLLLTIGFVAIFHSSQQQLDEMRQMEIRCEQQQESLNSQILIIEKSLKSERYDHQQTRSELIRKSKDAKEYQEKTMVESNMKFGSLQQHYKLLKNQHDDLVEECVNNKTKYTKEYNGLKDKLKRVTIEFNEELRKKDDEIQSLKIQLKQLQSDKDILTTALQENPAMDEPEVKKLKYKNYRLEKLVDSYNEHCTWRPDDAIDSFDLQKQQDLIAQQHGKVVDKNFNAQIPVSENLYRIPITIVNHTASSNRMHNSGVGSKRRESGGIINSVENFQIFPKPIIEANKDTVDEPPRNGDERKSSTSPNALKSSASNNGELKMPNAPVPTATPSNKLKTSSTTETSKFQSKTKSKPIPEGVVPVPEMVDFMLNKNDDLSEKGSQNDRYSNVVLDEIGGAKKSSDKVVNEVVVNDADTGAHEVLDNNDFLVDDRNHKDHLQEVLEDKLLNMNNAAEDDTNNAYDKGLNLGKVIGDSDVHKDGKAVQNNKLLNELDADQGKVPEYREDDLHLEQAEEEGDDDEYRNPQEMKQDPAVRN
- the LOC119074303 gene encoding uncharacterized protein LOC119074303 isoform X2 yields the protein MTARMVRASKSRFFIGLAVLLLTIGFVAIFHSSQQQLDEMRQMEIRCEQQQESLNSQILIIEKSLKSERYDHQQTRSELIRKSKDAKEYQEKTMVESNMKFGSLQQHYKLLKNQHDDLVEECVNNKTKYTKEYNGLKDKLKRVTIEFNEELRKKDDEIQSLKIQLKQLQSDKDILTTALQENPAMDEPEVKKLKYKNYRLEKLVDSYNEHCTWRPDDAIDSFDLQKQQDLIAQQHGKVVDKNFNAQIPIFPKPIIEANKDTVDEPPRNGDERKSSTSPNALKSSASNNGELKMPNAPVPTATPSNKLKTSSTTETSKFQSKTKSKPIPEGVVPVPEMVDFMLNKNDDLSEKGSQNDRYSNVVLDEIGGAKKSSDKVVNEVVVNDADTGAHEVLDNNDFLVDDRNHKDHLQEVLEDKLLNMNNAAEDDTNNAYDKGLNLGKVIGDSDVHKDGKAVQNNKLLNELDADQGKVPEYREDDLHLEQAEEEGDDDEYRNPQEMKQDPAVRN